In the genome of Pelobacter seleniigenes DSM 18267, one region contains:
- a CDS encoding type I glyceraldehyde-3-phosphate dehydrogenase, whose amino-acid sequence MSYRIAINGYGRIGQSVLRALYGNRQDSGLKVVAINDLADLDTLTYLTQYDTTHGRFPVPVHNDGTLMWVDGDPIRTFNQLDPSRLPWAELEVDLVMECSGSYTDRATAEKHIRAGAGKLLFSQPAADDIDATVVYGFNHQILRAEQRIVSNASCTTNCVVPILDLLDREFHIISGLSTTIHSAMNDQPVIDRYHRSDLRLTRSAMHSIIPVKTGLARGITKFLPHLDGKMECLHLRVPTINVSLMDLSIHVEKNVDIAMVNKIFATAAETELKGLLGYSEQPHASVDFNTDSRSAVVDGTQTRVGNGNLIKMMVWFDNEWAYASRMLDVARYWLALETAG is encoded by the coding sequence ATGAGCTATCGGATTGCCATTAATGGTTATGGACGGATCGGACAAAGTGTTTTAAGAGCCCTGTACGGCAACCGGCAGGACAGTGGACTGAAGGTGGTTGCCATCAATGATCTGGCCGATCTGGATACCTTGACCTACCTGACCCAGTATGACACCACTCATGGCCGATTTCCGGTTCCAGTCCATAATGACGGCACGTTGATGTGGGTTGACGGAGACCCGATCCGGACTTTCAATCAGCTTGACCCAAGCCGGTTGCCGTGGGCGGAACTGGAGGTCGACCTGGTGATGGAGTGTAGCGGGAGCTATACGGATCGGGCTACAGCGGAAAAGCATATTCGGGCCGGGGCTGGCAAGCTGCTTTTTTCACAACCGGCCGCGGACGATATTGATGCCACCGTGGTCTATGGGTTTAATCACCAGATTCTGCGTGCTGAGCAGCGAATTGTTTCCAACGCATCCTGTACCACCAATTGTGTTGTTCCAATTCTGGATTTGCTGGATCGGGAATTCCATATTATCAGCGGGCTCAGCACGACAATCCATTCCGCCATGAACGATCAGCCGGTTATCGATCGTTATCACCGCAGCGATTTGCGCCTGACGCGCAGTGCCATGCATTCGATCATCCCGGTCAAAACCGGTCTGGCCCGGGGCATCACCAAATTTCTGCCCCACCTCGATGGCAAAATGGAGTGTCTGCATCTGCGCGTGCCAACCATCAATGTTTCCCTGATGGACCTGTCCATTCATGTGGAGAAAAATGTCGATATAGCGATGGTGAACAAGATCTTTGCAACGGCGGCTGAGACGGAGCTGAAAGGCCTGCTCGGCTACAGCGAGCAGCCCCATGCCTCCGTCGATTTCAATACCGATTCTCGGTCGGCAGTGGTGGATGGCACCCAGACTCGGGTCGGCAACGGAAACTTGATCAAAATGATGGTTTGGTTTGATAATGAATGGGCCTATGCCAGTCGCATGCTTGATGTTGCCCGTTACTGGTTGGCTCTGGAAACTGCCGGTTGA
- a CDS encoding tripartite tricarboxylate transporter permease: protein METLGFLMQGFEVALTPLNLGLALLGAFLGTIIGALPGLGPSNGVAILIPLAFSLRLPPATALIMLTSVYYGAMYGGRISSILLNIPGDEPALMTTLDGYPMAKQGKAGEALAISAVSSFVGGLIATFGLLLFAPLLAKFALFFGPAEYFVLFVLAFTTIGGISSKNQFKSLLAASIGLMISTIGLDPATGEPRYTLNQMELFEGVNFLVAIVGLFAISEILFFLEDSHAGTTVKVTVNKFKLKWKELFSLTWTTLRSSVIGFVAGVLPGAGASLGSFLSYTIEKRLVDHDGTFGTGDPRGVAAPEAGNNAAAGGALVPMLTLGVPGSGTTAVLLAMLMSMNITPGPLLFQQHPDVVWGLIAALFIGNFMLLVLNLPLVGFFAKLLMVPSHVLMPIVAIVGLIGIYSISHSPFDLFMMIAFGVGGWLLRKLDVPLVPIILGILLGQLMEDNLRRALNISNGDWTVLWRSPLCIGLWLMAITGLVLPFFLGKFFRVKQRETEGDVPD, encoded by the coding sequence ATGGAGACTTTAGGTTTTTTGATGCAGGGCTTTGAAGTCGCCCTGACTCCGCTTAATCTGGGGCTCGCCCTGCTGGGTGCTTTTCTGGGAACCATCATCGGTGCGTTACCTGGTCTGGGCCCTTCCAACGGGGTCGCTATTCTGATCCCGCTGGCATTCAGCTTGCGGTTACCGCCGGCGACAGCTTTGATCATGCTGACCAGCGTTTATTATGGCGCCATGTACGGCGGTCGGATCTCCAGTATTCTGTTGAATATTCCCGGCGACGAACCGGCCTTGATGACCACTCTGGACGGTTACCCCATGGCCAAGCAAGGCAAGGCCGGTGAAGCTCTTGCGATTTCGGCGGTCTCGTCCTTTGTCGGGGGGTTGATCGCCACCTTCGGACTGCTGTTGTTTGCCCCGTTACTGGCTAAATTTGCCCTGTTTTTCGGGCCCGCCGAGTATTTTGTCCTGTTTGTCCTGGCTTTTACCACCATCGGCGGGATCAGCAGCAAAAACCAATTCAAGTCGCTGCTGGCCGCTTCCATCGGTTTGATGATTTCAACCATCGGTCTTGATCCCGCCACCGGGGAGCCGCGTTATACCCTGAACCAGATGGAGCTGTTCGAAGGGGTCAATTTTCTGGTTGCCATCGTCGGCCTGTTCGCCATCAGCGAAATCCTCTTCTTTCTCGAAGACAGTCATGCCGGCACGACCGTCAAGGTCACGGTCAATAAGTTCAAGTTGAAGTGGAAAGAGCTGTTCAGCCTGACCTGGACCACCTTACGCAGCAGCGTGATCGGCTTTGTGGCAGGGGTGCTGCCCGGAGCCGGAGCATCTCTCGGCAGTTTCCTTTCCTACACCATTGAAAAACGGCTGGTCGATCATGACGGGACGTTCGGAACCGGGGATCCCCGCGGGGTTGCCGCTCCGGAAGCGGGCAACAATGCCGCTGCCGGGGGAGCCCTGGTGCCCATGCTGACCCTCGGGGTGCCGGGCAGCGGGACCACCGCCGTGTTGCTGGCCATGTTGATGTCGATGAATATCACGCCCGGTCCGCTGTTGTTTCAGCAGCACCCGGACGTGGTGTGGGGGCTGATCGCGGCTTTGTTTATCGGCAACTTTATGCTGTTGGTCCTGAACCTGCCGCTGGTCGGCTTTTTTGCCAAATTGCTGATGGTCCCTTCCCATGTGCTGATGCCGATTGTCGCCATCGTCGGCTTGATCGGGATCTATTCCATCAGTCACAGCCCATTCGACCTTTTTATGATGATCGCATTCGGCGTGGGCGGCTGGTTGTTGCGGAAACTTGACGTTCCGCTGGTGCCAATAATTCTGGGTATTCTGCTCGGTCAATTGATGGAGGATAATCTGCGCCGGGCCTTGAATATCAGTAACGGCGACTGGACGGTTTTGTGGCGCAGCCCCCTCTGTATCGGTTTGTGGCTGATGGCCATAACCGGTTTGGTGTTGCCGTTCTTCCTGGGAAAATTTTTCCGGGTTAAGCAGCGCGAAACAGAAGGAGATGTCCCGGATTAG
- a CDS encoding pyridoxal-phosphate dependent enzyme: MIDLAINNDIRDKNAAYCREKGILLPTFEMMKNPEKVPAKIREALTSVGLWEVNPLNLFRITWKNEQKESGGLYGGVNHFVLPPELTGCKAKIIVLSGKWFPTGAHKVGATYGCLIPRLVSGQFDPQTTKAVWPSTGNYCRGGAYISALLANHAIAILPEEMSQERFDWLKTVAGEVIATPGCESNVKEIFDKCWELRNSGENLQIFNQFDEMGNPLWHYNVTGSAIEELVQHYLGAGENFAGYISSSGSGGTLAAGYYLKTRFPKLQIAVAEALECPTLLRNGFGDHRIEGIGDKHVPWVHDCKDTDFVIAVDDEKAIRTLRLFNETQGRDLLKKEGVSPELVDQLDLLGISGIGNMLAAIKFAKYNELTENDYLVTIATDSMQLYGSRIKELEQTRGAYSGANAERDLELLHSLSYDNTKELSYYDKKAIHNLKYFTWIEQQAKDLSELNAQWYDHENFWTKTLNQAAEIDELINDFNSRVGL, from the coding sequence ATGATCGATCTAGCAATCAATAACGACATCAGGGATAAGAACGCAGCCTACTGCCGGGAGAAAGGCATTCTGCTGCCGACCTTCGAGATGATGAAGAACCCGGAGAAAGTCCCGGCCAAGATCAGGGAAGCGCTGACCTCGGTCGGCCTCTGGGAAGTCAACCCCCTCAACCTGTTCCGCATCACCTGGAAGAACGAGCAGAAAGAGTCGGGCGGCCTTTACGGTGGCGTCAACCATTTTGTTCTGCCGCCGGAGCTGACCGGCTGCAAAGCCAAGATCATCGTGCTGTCCGGCAAATGGTTCCCCACCGGCGCGCACAAGGTCGGCGCAACTTATGGTTGCCTGATTCCACGCCTGGTGTCCGGCCAGTTCGATCCCCAGACCACCAAGGCGGTCTGGCCGTCGACCGGCAACTACTGCCGCGGAGGCGCTTATATCTCAGCCCTGCTCGCCAACCATGCCATCGCCATTCTCCCGGAGGAGATGTCCCAGGAGCGCTTCGACTGGCTGAAGACCGTCGCCGGCGAAGTCATCGCCACGCCGGGGTGCGAATCGAACGTCAAGGAGATCTTCGACAAATGCTGGGAGCTGCGCAATTCCGGGGAAAATTTACAGATCTTCAACCAGTTTGATGAGATGGGCAATCCGCTCTGGCACTACAATGTAACCGGCAGCGCCATCGAGGAACTGGTCCAGCATTACCTCGGCGCCGGGGAAAATTTTGCCGGCTACATTTCTTCCTCCGGCTCCGGCGGCACCCTGGCTGCGGGCTATTACCTGAAGACCAGGTTCCCGAAACTGCAGATCGCGGTGGCTGAAGCCCTGGAATGCCCGACCCTGCTGCGCAACGGCTTTGGCGACCATCGCATCGAAGGGATCGGCGACAAACATGTACCCTGGGTTCATGACTGCAAAGATACCGACTTCGTGATTGCCGTGGATGATGAAAAAGCCATCCGCACCCTGCGCCTGTTCAACGAAACCCAGGGGCGCGACCTGCTCAAAAAAGAAGGCGTCTCCCCAGAACTGGTCGACCAGCTCGACCTGCTCGGCATCTCCGGCATCGGCAACATGCTTGCGGCGATCAAATTCGCCAAATACAACGAACTGACGGAAAACGATTATCTGGTCACCATCGCCACCGATTCCATGCAGCTGTACGGCTCACGCATCAAGGAGCTTGAGCAGACCAGAGGAGCATACAGCGGAGCCAACGCCGAGCGGGACCTGGAACTGCTGCACTCCCTGAGCTACGACAACACTAAAGAGCTCAGCTACTACGACAAGAAGGCTATTCACAACCTCAAATATTTCACCTGGATCGAGCAACAGGCCAAAGATCTGAGCGAGCTGAACGCCCAGTGGTACGATCATGAAAATTTCTGGACCAAAACCCTCAACCAGGCCGCTGAAATCGACGAACTGATCAATGATTTCAACAGCAGGGTCGGCCTGTAA